The DNA sequence GGGCTTTCCAGTCCGACACCCACGGCGAACGCCGCAGCGCTGGCCGAATGGCCGGACGGCAGCGAGTTCGACGTCGGCATCCGCCGCGCCCGGCGCACCAAGGGGACCAGCGTCCGGTTGGGCCGGTCCCGCTTCCACACCCGCTTGGCCACCTGGTTGGTGACCAGACTGGTCACCGCCAGCGTTACCACCCCTCTGCCGGCACCCCGGCGCACCGACGGCGAACCCGTCGCGGCCAGGCCTGAGGCGATGCCCAGCCACAGCTTGGAGTGATCGGCCGCGCGGGTCAGGATCGGCATCGCCTTGTCCAACAGCACGCTCGGTGATTCGGCGACAGCCTCGAAGACTTCCCGGTCGAGGGTGCCCAGCCCCTTGGTGATCTGACGGATGCCCTGACCTTCAAGCACGCTTCGCGACGTCATCAATCCAACGTAGCCGGACCGTTCTTCGACACGATGGTCAATTTCGCCTCGGCTCCAAGGTTATGGGTGTCCAATCTCTGGGGGATTTCCGGCGAAGGGACGAGTCATGAGTTGTGCCAGGTATGTCGGTCGGGTCGGCGGTTTGGCTGTGGCCCTCGGTGTCGGGTTGGCCATCGCCACTGCGACGTCGGCGACGAGTAGTGCTGACACCGGCTCGACGGGCTCGTCGAGCACCCACGGCAGCTCGGCACGCACCGGTGGCGCAGCCACGCACAAGGCCGCGACTGCGTCGTCGCACCAGACCATCACCCAGGCCTATGTTGCAGGCGGCGCCAGTCCCAGCCCGCAGGATCCCGCGACGCCGGCCCAGGCCCTGGCGGCCGCCGTCACCGAGGTGGTGCGTCGCGACGTGGGACGCAGTGCGCGGACGTCGGTCGGCGCGGTCCGCACGGCAGCCGTCGTCACCACCCCGACACCGGTGCTCAGCAGCGGCAACCTCCTGATCAACGGAGGAGCCGAGGTGGGCGATCCGTCGCTGTCCGGCTACAGCTCGGTCACCGTGCCCGGCTGGTCGGTGACCGGTACGCCCACGGTGATCCAGTACGGCACGCTGCGGCGGTTGCCCGGATTCCTGGGTGCCATGGGCCCGACGCTGCCCGCCTTCCTGAGCTTCCCGCAGACCGCTCCCGCCGGTGCGGGCAATCAGTTCTTCGGTGGCGGCAACGTGGCCAGTTCGTCGCTGTCGCAGACCGTGGACCTCAGCGGCGCGGCGACCGCCATCGACCACACCGCCGACCCGAACGCCGCCGGTGTGGCGTTCGCGTTGAGCGCGGAACTGGGTGGGTACCTCATCGACCCATCCCGGGCATCGGTCAAGGTCACCTTCCTCGATGCCAACAAGGGCTACCTGGGTAGTGCCGACATCGGTCCGGTGACTGCACTGAATCGCTTCCTGCAGACAGGTTTTCAGGAGCGTGATACCACCGGCTATATCCCGGTGGGAACCCGCAGTGCCCAGATCGTGGTGAGCTTCAAGGATCTCAACCCGGTGCTGGGTAACTACAACAACGCCTACGCCGACAACGTCTCGTTCAGCGTCCAGTCGACGGACGTAGCGCCGGCCGGGCTGACGGTACCGACGTCGAACGTCGGTTCGCTGGACCACGTCTTCCTGGTCTACATGGAAAACCATGGCGTCGGTGACATCATCGGAAGCCCGAACGCGCCGTACATCAACAGCTTGATCAACGCCTACGGCTATGCGCAGAACTACTACGCGCTGACCCATCCGAGCATGCCGAACTACTGGCCGATTCTCGGCGGCTCTGACTTCGGGCTGAACTACAACTGCGCGGCGCAATGTTTCAACGAGCCCAACCTGATCAACCAGAACCCGGGTTTGACGTGGGCCGCCTACCAGGACGGCGGCGGCGGGTACAGCCTGCCCAACGACCGCACACCGTTCCTGGCCTTCACCGACATCTACAACGACCCGACAACCGGGGCCAAGATCCGTGATATCTCGGCGCTGCAGACCGATCTCAACGGCAACCCAGCCGACGTGGCCAAGTTCAACTGGATCGCCGGTGACGACGACACCAACATGGAGGGGCCGACAAGCGGGCTGACCGGCATCCTGAACTGGGCCGCCAGCCAACTCACTACGCACCAGTACAACATCGCCGCCGGTGACAAGCTCATGCAGCAGCAGTTGTCGGCGGTCTTCAACTCCGAGGTGTGGAAAGACCCCAATACCAAGAGTGCGGTCTTCCTGACTTTCGACGAGGACTACAACAACATCTCGTGGGGCATCGGCAACGAGGGCAATCACGTGGTGATGGTGGTGATCCCGTCGCCGGGCGCGTTGGCCAGCCCGACCAACCCGGACGGGATGAAGGGCGGGGCGTTCATCGCGACGGACTACTACAACCACTACAGCCTGCAGCGCACCATCGAATTAGCTTTGGGGCTGGGCACTTTGACCAACAACGACAAGTACGCACAGCCCATGAACGAGTTCTGGGTGTAGCTACTTCGGCGGGTTGTCGGTCGGGGTGTCGTCGGCGGGCGTGGTGTTGGGGACGACGATCCGCTTGGTGGCCACCGGCTTGCCGTCGACCTTCTTGACGACCTGAGGTGGTGCGGGCGGGGGCGCGGTGATGCGCCCCTGCACCGGCGCGCCGTTCTTGATGGTCGGCACCGAGACCCGTTTGGTGGCGGCCTTGTCGTCCTTGTCGGCACCCGCGCCGCCGTGCATGGCACCGGGCGGCACCATCGGCATACCGGACATCCCACCGGTGGCAGCGGTGGGCGTGGCAGGCGGTGGCGTGGACGGGGTGGCCATGATCGGCGCGGCTGACGGTGACGTGCCGGGGGAGGGCACCGGGGGCGGGCCGAGCATTGCGGTGGGTGCAGTGCCGCCGAAACCGCCGCCGCCGCCACCTGCTGAACCACCGCCGCCACCGGAGCCGAATTCACCTGCATCCGAGTCATATTCGTCGAGCGGGAGGTCCGACAGGCTGGCCTTGTCCAGCTCTGCGGCCGAACCTCCGGCCTGCTGCATCATGCCCATGCCAGCCTGCATGGCCTGCTGTGCGCCCTGGGCGATCTGCTGGGGAATCTGGGCCAGCGGTTGCAGGGCTCCGCCCATGGCTCCGGCCAGCGCTCCGGCGATACCGGAGGCCATCTGCGGCAGCTGCTGGGCCATCTGCGAGGCGTCACCTTGGCCGGCAACACCTTTCATCTCTGCGGAGGCGGCCTCGTCCTGGGCGGGGAACTTGGCGGCGGCTTCCGCGGTCTTGGCGTCGCGCTTGGCGTGCTCTTCGGTGCTTTCGGCGTTGTCTTTCGGGTCGCCCAGGTTGGCGGCCAGACCCAGGACGCGCAGGAGTTGTTCGATCGGGGTGGCCCCGGAGACCAGCGGGTCCGAGGTGATGGGCGGAGGTGGCACGTTCATGGCGTTGGCCTGCAGGTAGTGGCCGGCGCTAGCCGCGAGTTGACCTTCGGTCATCGGCGTTGCTCCCCTCGGACGGCCATGTGCAGGGCCTGAAACCAGGCAAAGTGGTAGTTGGCGCTGGTCTTTTCGCCCTTGACGAGCGCGTCGATGGTGGCCAACAGCTGCCAGTTGCCGACCTTAGCGGGATCGACGTTGTCGGGGTAGTCACCCAGCACTTGCCGTGCGACGGCGGTGAGGTGTTCGTGCAGCAGGTCGACTTCGGAGTCCAGGTAGCCGGTGCCGGTCGAGGTCGCCTTGGCCAGCGTGTGGGCGAGCCGGGGTAGGCCGTCGCGCCACTTGGTGGCCTGGGCGAGCTCCCAGCCGAGTTCGTCGACGTCGGGGGTGTGACGGGCGCGGATGGACATCGAGACGGGTTCGGTGTCTTCGGCTTTGGGGATGAACTGGCCGGGAGAGTAGGCGGCGGTGAGGGTGGTCTCGCCGAGGAGCGCGGCCAGGGCTGCGCGGCGGTGCGCCGGCTGGGGCAGCTGGATACCGGTGGGGATGTCGATGTGCGGGGGGATCCAGCCGCTGGCGAGGTCGGTGGCCAGTGCGGTGCTGCCGTCCTCGCGGTCGCCGATGGCCCAGCGCAGCTTGGGTTCCTGGCGGGCGACGGCATCGAGGAGGCGCTGGAGGCGCTGCTGGGCCTGGGTCTGAGCGGCACTGGCGCCGGCCATCGCGCCGGTTGCGGTTGCGGCGACGGCGTTTTCAGTCAGGCCGGTCGGCGAGGGTGTGGCCAGCGGTGTCGGCTGCTGGCGGACGACGGCGGGCTGGGACAGTGAGCTGGCATTGCTGGGGGTGACGGGAGCGGATGCGGGGGCAGCCGGAGGTGTCGGAGCGGGGCCTGCTGGCGCGGTGCTGGCCGGTGGGCGGAGGTCGGAGCCGTAGGCGGGTAGCGGGCCTGCGGGAGGTGTCATCGGAGCGGCTGATG is a window from the Mycolicibacterium anyangense genome containing:
- a CDS encoding alkaline phosphatase family protein → MSCARYVGRVGGLAVALGVGLAIATATSATSSADTGSTGSSSTHGSSARTGGAATHKAATASSHQTITQAYVAGGASPSPQDPATPAQALAAAVTEVVRRDVGRSARTSVGAVRTAAVVTTPTPVLSSGNLLINGGAEVGDPSLSGYSSVTVPGWSVTGTPTVIQYGTLRRLPGFLGAMGPTLPAFLSFPQTAPAGAGNQFFGGGNVASSSLSQTVDLSGAATAIDHTADPNAAGVAFALSAELGGYLIDPSRASVKVTFLDANKGYLGSADIGPVTALNRFLQTGFQERDTTGYIPVGTRSAQIVVSFKDLNPVLGNYNNAYADNVSFSVQSTDVAPAGLTVPTSNVGSLDHVFLVYMENHGVGDIIGSPNAPYINSLINAYGYAQNYYALTHPSMPNYWPILGGSDFGLNYNCAAQCFNEPNLINQNPGLTWAAYQDGGGGYSLPNDRTPFLAFTDIYNDPTTGAKIRDISALQTDLNGNPADVAKFNWIAGDDDTNMEGPTSGLTGILNWAASQLTTHQYNIAAGDKLMQQQLSAVFNSEVWKDPNTKSAVFLTFDEDYNNISWGIGNEGNHVVMVVIPSPGALASPTNPDGMKGGAFIATDYYNHYSLQRTIELALGLGTLTNNDKYAQPMNEFWV
- a CDS encoding DUF5631 domain-containing protein translates to MSTPMAPTAPPAGVPLFETAHAATPVEAPVTQAPVADAPQTVVATPTAAAPAMPAPAASAAPMTPPAGPLPAYGSDLRPPASTAPAGPAPTPPAAPASAPVTPSNASSLSQPAVVRQQPTPLATPSPTGLTENAVAATATGAMAGASAAQTQAQQRLQRLLDAVARQEPKLRWAIGDREDGSTALATDLASGWIPPHIDIPTGIQLPQPAHRRAALAALLGETTLTAAYSPGQFIPKAEDTEPVSMSIRARHTPDVDELGWELAQATKWRDGLPRLAHTLAKATSTGTGYLDSEVDLLHEHLTAVARQVLGDYPDNVDPAKVGNWQLLATIDALVKGEKTSANYHFAWFQALHMAVRGEQRR